The following coding sequences are from one Mycobacteriales bacterium window:
- a CDS encoding GuaB3 family IMP dehydrogenase-related protein: protein MTDVEIGAGKTGRLGYGFDDVAIVPSRRTRDPEDVSIAWQVDAYRFELPFLAAPMDSVVSPATAIAIARHGGLGVLDLEGLWTRYDDPEPLLAELAALDGVEGERRLRELYAEPVKEDLIGARIKEVRDAGVIAAGALSPQRTARLHKAVLDAGVDLFVIRGTTVSAEHVSTQEEPLNLKQFIYELDVPVIVGGCATYQAALHLMRTGAAGVLVGFGGGSGHTTRDVLGVGVPMATAVADVAAARRDYLDESGGRYVHVVADGGVGRSGDLAKAFACGADGVMMGSPLARAAEAPGRGWHWGAEARHPRLPRGRRVHVGTAGSLEEILVGPSGVADGTMNLAGALRHAMATTGYSTLKEFQRVEVAVRG from the coding sequence ATGACTGACGTGGAGATCGGGGCCGGCAAGACCGGCCGGCTGGGTTACGGCTTCGACGACGTGGCGATCGTGCCGTCGCGCCGCACTCGCGATCCCGAGGACGTGTCGATCGCCTGGCAGGTCGACGCCTACCGGTTCGAGCTGCCGTTCCTCGCGGCGCCCATGGACAGTGTCGTCTCGCCGGCCACCGCGATCGCGATCGCCCGGCACGGCGGGCTCGGCGTGCTCGACCTCGAGGGGTTGTGGACGCGCTACGACGACCCGGAGCCGCTCCTCGCCGAGCTGGCGGCTCTGGACGGCGTCGAGGGTGAGCGGCGGCTGCGCGAGCTCTACGCCGAGCCGGTCAAGGAGGACCTGATCGGCGCCCGCATCAAGGAGGTTCGTGACGCGGGCGTCATCGCGGCCGGCGCACTGTCGCCGCAGCGCACCGCGCGGCTGCACAAGGCCGTGCTCGACGCGGGCGTCGACCTGTTCGTCATCCGGGGCACCACCGTCTCGGCGGAGCACGTCTCGACGCAGGAGGAGCCGCTCAACCTCAAGCAGTTCATCTACGAGCTCGACGTGCCGGTCATCGTCGGCGGCTGTGCGACCTACCAGGCGGCGTTGCACCTCATGCGCACCGGCGCGGCCGGCGTGCTCGTCGGATTCGGAGGAGGCTCGGGCCACACCACGCGCGACGTGCTCGGGGTCGGGGTGCCGATGGCGACCGCGGTGGCCGACGTGGCCGCGGCCCGACGCGACTACCTCGACGAGTCCGGCGGTCGTTACGTGCACGTGGTGGCCGACGGCGGCGTGGGCCGCTCCGGCGACCTTGCCAAGGCGTTCGCCTGCGGCGCCGACGGCGTGATGATGGGCTCGCCGCTGGCCCGGGCCGCGGAGGCGCCCGGCCGTGGCTGGCACTGGGGGGCGGAGGCCCGGCATCCGCGGCTGCCCCGCGGCCGGCGGGTCCACGTCGGCACGGCCGGTTCTCTCGAGGAGATCCTCGTCGGCCCGTCGGGCGTCGCCGACGGCACCATGAACCTCGCCGGTGCCCTACGCCACGCGATGGCGACCACGGGCTACTCCACGCTCAAGGAGTTCCAGCGCGTCGAGGTCGCTGTTCGTGGTTAG
- the shbA gene encoding RNA polymerase sigma factor ShbA → MRWVVDDDALVALTAEAVRGDRAAAGALLAHFRPAVVRYCRARLGRVAGTYDMADDVAQEVCLAVYTALPRYRDEGRPFAAFVFGVAAHKMADAWRAHARIPIPHQEIPDDVDPQPGPEQLAIAGDQVRRARELLGQLPQQSREVVLMRVVAGLSAEETGAALGMSPGAVRVTQHRALRRLRGLAAEVVG, encoded by the coding sequence ATGAGGTGGGTGGTGGACGACGACGCGCTGGTCGCCCTCACCGCCGAAGCCGTGCGGGGCGATCGAGCGGCTGCCGGCGCACTGCTCGCCCACTTCCGTCCCGCCGTAGTCCGCTACTGCCGGGCCAGGCTAGGCCGTGTCGCCGGGACCTACGACATGGCCGACGACGTGGCCCAGGAGGTGTGTCTCGCCGTGTACACCGCGCTGCCGCGGTACCGCGACGAAGGCCGCCCCTTCGCGGCCTTCGTCTTCGGCGTGGCCGCGCACAAGATGGCCGACGCGTGGCGTGCCCACGCGCGCATCCCGATCCCGCACCAGGAGATCCCCGACGACGTCGACCCGCAGCCCGGTCCCGAGCAGCTGGCGATCGCCGGCGACCAGGTCCGGCGCGCTCGCGAGCTGTTGGGCCAGCTGCCGCAGCAGTCCCGCGAGGTCGTGCTCATGCGCGTGGTCGCAGGTCTGTCGGCGGAGGAAACCGGTGCGGCGCTCGGCATGAGCCCCGGCGCGGTGCGCGTGACCCAGCACCGCGCGCTGCGCCGGCTTCGCGGCCTGGCCGCGGAGGTCGTCGGATGA
- a CDS encoding DUF5319 domain-containing protein, translating to MQDDAPLDPFAGDPSDPARDWQPEWDADHDDGDEEPEPLTPEDREEILSDLEDLEVFRALLEPRAVRGLVVDCDDCREPHYFSWDLLAGNLRHLLDAGQTRVHEPAFSPDPADYVSWDYARGFADGVLDADDEPVDPSPDRPQGGRSSG from the coding sequence ATGCAGGACGACGCGCCTCTCGACCCGTTCGCGGGCGATCCGAGCGACCCGGCGCGTGACTGGCAGCCCGAGTGGGACGCCGACCACGACGACGGTGACGAGGAACCCGAGCCGCTGACGCCCGAGGACCGCGAGGAGATCCTCTCCGACCTCGAGGACCTCGAGGTCTTCCGCGCCTTGCTCGAGCCTCGGGCCGTGCGCGGGCTGGTCGTCGACTGCGACGACTGCCGCGAGCCGCACTACTTCTCCTGGGACCTGCTGGCGGGCAACCTGCGCCACCTGCTCGACGCCGGGCAGACCCGCGTGCACGAGCCGGCGTTCAGCCCGGACCCGGCCGACTACGTCAGCTGGGACTACGCCCGCGGCTTCGCCGACGGGGTGCTCGACGCCGACGACGAGCCGGTCGACCCGAGCCCCGACCGCCCCCAGGGCGGCCGTTCCTCGGGCTGA
- the guaB gene encoding IMP dehydrogenase — MDGDAFSDRFDDKLSLLGLTFDDVLLLPAASEVLPSEVDTGSRLSRNVTLRLPLLSSAMDTVTEARMAIAMARHGGAGVLHRNLSVEDQAAQVDIVKRSEAGMVTHPVTCGPDDTLETALALMARYRISGVPVTDPDGLLLGIVTNRDIRFERDPSRPVRDVMTPSPLVTAPVDVSRDDALALLRRKKVEKLPLVDDAGRLRGLITVKDFTKSAEYPDATKDPEGRLVVGAAVGVGDDGYKRAQAVIEAGADFVIVDTAHGHHRAVADLVRRLKGAVSVDVIAGNVATRAGAQALIDAGADAIKVGVGPGSICTTRVVAGVGVPQVTAIHEAAKAARPAGVPVIADGGMQYSGDIAKAIAVGADTVMLGSLLAGVEESPGELLFINGKQYKSYRGMGSLAAMASRAAGERSYSKDRYFQHDVLSDDKIVPEGIEGRVPYRGPLSAVAHQLIGGLRAAMGYCGAATIRGLQDAQLVRITAAGLKESHPHDVQMTVEAPNYFER, encoded by the coding sequence ATGGACGGCGACGCGTTCAGCGACCGCTTCGACGACAAGCTCAGCCTGCTGGGGCTCACGTTCGACGACGTGCTGCTGCTCCCGGCGGCCTCCGAGGTGCTGCCGAGCGAGGTCGACACCGGCAGCCGGCTGTCCCGCAACGTGACGCTGCGGTTGCCGTTGCTGTCGAGCGCCATGGACACCGTGACCGAGGCGCGCATGGCGATCGCCATGGCTCGCCACGGCGGCGCCGGCGTGCTCCACCGCAACCTGTCCGTCGAGGACCAGGCGGCTCAGGTCGACATCGTCAAGCGCTCCGAGGCCGGCATGGTGACGCACCCCGTGACCTGCGGCCCCGACGACACCCTCGAGACCGCGCTCGCGCTGATGGCGCGCTACCGCATCTCCGGCGTACCCGTCACCGATCCCGACGGGCTGCTGCTCGGCATCGTGACCAACCGTGACATCCGCTTCGAGCGGGACCCTTCGCGACCGGTGCGCGACGTGATGACACCGAGCCCGCTGGTCACCGCGCCGGTCGACGTGTCCCGCGACGACGCTCTTGCCCTGCTGCGCCGCAAGAAGGTCGAGAAGCTGCCGCTGGTCGACGACGCGGGCCGCCTGCGCGGGCTCATCACGGTCAAGGACTTCACCAAGAGCGCGGAGTACCCCGACGCCACCAAGGACCCCGAGGGCCGGCTCGTGGTCGGTGCCGCGGTGGGAGTCGGTGACGACGGCTACAAGCGGGCCCAGGCGGTCATCGAGGCCGGCGCCGACTTCGTCATCGTCGACACCGCACACGGCCACCACCGGGCTGTTGCCGATCTCGTACGCCGGCTCAAGGGGGCCGTCTCCGTCGACGTCATTGCCGGCAACGTGGCCACTCGCGCGGGGGCGCAGGCACTGATCGACGCAGGCGCCGACGCGATCAAGGTCGGCGTAGGCCCGGGCTCCATCTGCACGACCCGCGTGGTGGCGGGGGTCGGCGTGCCGCAGGTGACCGCCATCCACGAGGCCGCCAAGGCCGCCCGGCCGGCCGGCGTCCCGGTGATCGCCGACGGCGGCATGCAGTACTCCGGCGACATCGCCAAGGCGATAGCGGTCGGCGCCGACACGGTCATGCTGGGCAGCCTGCTCGCCGGGGTCGAGGAGAGCCCTGGTGAGCTGCTGTTCATCAACGGCAAGCAGTACAAGTCCTACCGCGGCATGGGCTCCCTCGCCGCGATGGCGAGCCGCGCCGCGGGGGAGCGCTCCTACTCGAAGGACCGCTACTTCCAGCACGACGTGCTCTCCGACGACAAGATCGTCCCCGAGGGCATCGAAGGCCGGGTGCCCTACCGGGGGCCGTTGTCCGCCGTGGCCCACCAGCTCATTGGGGGCCTGCGCGCCGCGATGGGCTACTGCGGCGCGGCGACGATCCGCGGGCTGCAGGACGCTCAGCTGGTGCGCATCACGGCCGCCGGGCTCAAGGAGAGCCACCCGCACGACGTGCAGATGACCGTCGAGGCCCCCAACTACTTCGAGCGCTGA
- a CDS encoding chorismate mutase, whose amino-acid sequence MSAEMISDVTPDAETPDEVIAQGRTRIDELDAQIVALVQERIAVSRGIQQARIAAGGRRVEHGRELQIVDRYAKALGQPGSALALTLLELCRGKRLG is encoded by the coding sequence ATGAGTGCAGAGATGATCTCCGACGTGACGCCCGACGCCGAGACACCGGACGAGGTGATCGCCCAGGGCCGCACCCGGATCGACGAGCTCGACGCGCAGATCGTCGCGCTGGTGCAGGAGCGGATCGCCGTCAGCCGCGGCATCCAGCAGGCGCGGATCGCCGCCGGGGGCCGCCGGGTCGAGCACGGCCGCGAGCTGCAGATCGTCGACCGCTACGCGAAGGCGCTGGGGCAGCCGGGTTCGGCCCTCGCGCTCACCCTCCTCGAGCTGTGCCGAGGCAAGCGCCTCGGCTGA
- the guaA gene encoding glutamine-hydrolyzing GMP synthase: MSTDFDTVVVVDFGAQYAQLIARRVRECHVYSEIVPHTATAEEILARGPKAVILSGGPASVYAPDAPAYDAGIFATGVPTFGICYGFQAMAQALGGEVGRTGAAEYGGTALTVTTPGRLFAGLPVAQAVWMSHGDAVTAAPPGFTVTATTQATPVAAFEDPARGFYGVQFHPEVLHSEHGMQVLRRFLYDGAGCRPTWTMVNIVEEQVAAIRRQVGDKRVVCGLSGGVDSAVAAALVQRAVGDQLTCVFVDHGLLRQGEAEQVERDFVASTGVRLHVAAAQQRFLTALAGVSDPEEKRKIIGREFIRVFEQAAREVAAEEPVEFLVQGTLYPDVVESGGGAGASNIKSHHNVGGLPDDLAFELVEPLRALFKDEVRRVGEELGLPPEIVWRQPFPGPGLAIRIVGEVTADRLATLRAADAIAREEMSRAGLDREIWQCPVVLLADVRSVGVQGDGRTYGHPVVLRPVTSEDAMTADWARIPYDVLQRVSTRITNEVRAVNRVVLDVTSKPPGTIEWE, encoded by the coding sequence GTGAGCACCGATTTCGACACCGTCGTCGTCGTCGACTTCGGGGCGCAGTACGCCCAGCTGATCGCCCGCCGGGTCCGCGAGTGCCACGTCTACAGCGAGATCGTGCCGCACACCGCGACGGCCGAGGAGATCCTCGCCCGCGGGCCCAAAGCCGTGATCCTGTCCGGCGGCCCCGCCAGCGTCTACGCCCCCGACGCACCGGCGTACGACGCCGGCATCTTCGCCACCGGCGTGCCGACGTTCGGCATCTGCTATGGCTTCCAGGCGATGGCGCAGGCGCTCGGCGGCGAGGTCGGCCGCACCGGCGCCGCGGAGTACGGCGGCACCGCGCTCACCGTCACCACGCCCGGTCGCCTCTTCGCCGGGCTCCCGGTCGCGCAGGCCGTGTGGATGTCGCACGGCGACGCGGTCACCGCCGCGCCCCCCGGCTTCACCGTCACCGCGACCACGCAGGCCACGCCGGTCGCGGCGTTCGAGGACCCCGCACGCGGCTTCTACGGCGTGCAGTTCCACCCGGAGGTGCTGCACAGCGAGCACGGCATGCAGGTGCTGCGGCGGTTCCTGTACGACGGGGCCGGGTGCCGCCCCACCTGGACGATGGTCAACATCGTCGAGGAGCAGGTGGCCGCGATCCGCCGGCAGGTCGGCGACAAGCGCGTCGTCTGCGGCCTGTCCGGCGGCGTCGACTCCGCGGTCGCGGCGGCTCTCGTCCAGCGGGCCGTGGGTGACCAGCTGACGTGCGTGTTCGTCGACCACGGCCTGCTGCGCCAGGGCGAGGCCGAGCAGGTGGAGCGCGACTTCGTGGCGTCCACCGGCGTGCGCCTGCATGTCGCCGCCGCCCAGCAGCGTTTCCTCACCGCACTCGCCGGCGTCAGCGACCCCGAGGAGAAGCGCAAGATCATCGGCCGGGAGTTCATCCGCGTCTTCGAGCAGGCCGCTCGTGAGGTCGCGGCCGAGGAGCCGGTCGAGTTCCTGGTGCAAGGCACGCTCTACCCCGACGTCGTCGAGTCGGGCGGGGGCGCCGGCGCGAGCAACATCAAGAGTCACCACAACGTGGGCGGACTGCCCGACGACCTGGCGTTCGAGCTCGTCGAGCCGTTGCGGGCGCTGTTCAAGGACGAGGTACGCCGTGTCGGTGAGGAGCTCGGGCTGCCGCCGGAGATCGTGTGGCGCCAGCCGTTCCCGGGCCCGGGTCTCGCCATCCGCATCGTCGGTGAGGTGACCGCCGACCGGCTCGCGACCCTGCGTGCTGCCGACGCCATCGCCCGCGAGGAGATGTCGCGCGCCGGCCTCGACCGCGAGATCTGGCAGTGCCCGGTGGTGCTGCTCGCCGACGTGCGCTCGGTCGGCGTGCAGGGCGACGGGCGCACCTACGGCCATCCCGTGGTGCTGCGCCCCGTCACCAGCGAGGACGCGATGACGGCGGACTGGGCGCGGATCCCCTACGACGTGCTGCAGCGGGTCTCCACCCGCATCACCAACGAGGTGCGAGCGGTCAACCGGGTGGTGCTCGACGTCACGAGCAAACCCCCGGGCACGATCGAGTGGGAGTAG
- a CDS encoding flavin reductase family protein has translation MADLSQDFRDAMSRFASGVTIVTTRDAGGEPRGFTASAFCSLSVDPPMVLLCVGKEADSHPAFVAADGFAVSILRPDHRDLALRFAAKGDDKFAGDPLDDGAMGWPVVADALAVVECRAADVLPGGDHTIVTGIVERVRLGQGEPLLHYRREFWQLPPSPTPSGSDI, from the coding sequence AGGACTTCCGTGACGCCATGTCGCGCTTCGCGAGTGGCGTCACGATCGTGACGACGCGTGACGCCGGCGGCGAGCCACGCGGCTTCACCGCCAGCGCGTTCTGCTCGCTGTCGGTCGACCCGCCGATGGTCCTGCTGTGCGTCGGCAAGGAGGCCGACTCCCACCCCGCGTTCGTCGCGGCCGACGGTTTCGCGGTGAGCATCCTGCGGCCGGACCACCGCGACCTGGCGCTGCGGTTCGCCGCGAAGGGCGACGACAAGTTCGCCGGCGACCCGCTGGACGACGGCGCCATGGGCTGGCCCGTGGTGGCCGATGCGCTGGCCGTCGTCGAGTGCCGCGCCGCCGACGTGTTGCCGGGCGGCGACCACACCATCGTCACCGGGATCGTCGAGCGGGTGCGGCTGGGGCAGGGCGAACCCCTGCTGCACTACCGCCGCGAGTTCTGGCAGCTGCCGCCGTCACCCACTCCGAGCGGCAGCGACATCTGA
- a CDS encoding response regulator transcription factor → MATVLICDDHGRVHGGLHRQVADLPGVDRVTTAATVDEVLARWGAERPALVLMDLDLPGLGGLETTRRLVAAYPEATVVVLAADGDRESVAQAIAGGARGYLVKNASATELGAVIAGALAGIADVIPAQATPADRPQLTEREQQVLEGMAQGRTNAEIGRELYLSEDTIKTHARRLFRKLDAGDRAQAVALGFRHGLVR, encoded by the coding sequence ATGGCAACGGTCCTCATCTGTGACGACCACGGGCGCGTTCACGGCGGTCTGCACCGGCAGGTTGCCGATCTCCCCGGCGTGGACCGGGTGACGACGGCGGCCACGGTCGACGAGGTGCTCGCCCGCTGGGGCGCCGAACGCCCGGCGCTGGTCCTCATGGACCTCGACCTCCCGGGCCTCGGCGGTCTCGAGACCACCCGGCGACTGGTCGCGGCCTACCCCGAGGCGACCGTCGTGGTGCTCGCCGCCGACGGCGACCGCGAGTCCGTCGCCCAGGCGATCGCCGGCGGGGCCCGCGGCTACCTCGTCAAGAACGCGTCCGCGACCGAGCTCGGCGCCGTCATCGCCGGCGCGCTGGCCGGCATCGCCGACGTCATCCCGGCCCAGGCCACCCCCGCCGACCGTCCGCAGCTCACCGAGCGGGAGCAGCAGGTGCTCGAGGGCATGGCGCAAGGGCGCACCAACGCCGAGATCGGCCGCGAGCTCTACCTGTCCGAGGACACCATCAAGACCCACGCCCGGCGGCTGTTCCGCAAGCTCGACGCCGGTGACCGCGCGCAGGCCGTGGCCCTGGGGTTTCGGCACGGTTTGGTGCGTTGA